Proteins from a single region of Chryseobacterium sp. T16E-39:
- a CDS encoding dihydrofolate reductase family protein — MRKLKLQMQITLDGFVCGPNGEQDWVWLSPPDEVGFQKIVELADTSDTLLMGRKMTRQFIDHWENVADNMPDHPTNLLAKMIVDMRKITFSHTETNMEGRNLEVENGDLATTVEALKKESGKDILVYGGADFVSSLIDQDLIDEYYMIVNPVAIGKGLPIFNGRTVLKLENSVAFKSGKVLNTYLPVREN; from the coding sequence ATGAGAAAATTAAAATTACAAATGCAGATAACCCTTGATGGTTTTGTATGTGGGCCGAATGGCGAACAGGATTGGGTATGGCTAAGTCCACCAGATGAGGTAGGTTTTCAGAAAATAGTTGAACTGGCTGATACCAGTGATACCCTCTTAATGGGGCGTAAAATGACGCGACAATTTATTGACCATTGGGAAAATGTGGCGGATAACATGCCGGATCATCCGACGAATCTTTTGGCAAAAATGATTGTGGATATGCGGAAGATTACATTTAGCCATACTGAAACAAATATGGAAGGAAGAAATTTAGAAGTTGAAAACGGGGATCTTGCTACTACGGTTGAAGCTTTGAAAAAAGAATCAGGAAAGGATATTCTGGTGTATGGAGGTGCTGACTTCGTGAGCTCTTTGATTGATCAGGATCTTATTGATGAATATTACATGATTGTAAATCCGGTTGCGATCGGAAAGGGGCTTCCTATTTTTAATGGCAGAACAGTTTTAAAATTAGAAAATTCTGTTGCTTTTAAAAGCGGAAAAGTGCTTAATACATATCTGCCGGTAAGGGAAAACTAA
- a CDS encoding cupin-like domain-containing protein yields MKLSTVQKVRKISSRTFLNQYMKPRLPVILEDFVDPKSPAFKKWNYEYFKEIAGDHPVNIYGSDLESLDRVASKPISQTRFSEYLDLISTQPTEHRLFLFNLLTIRPEMKNDIHYNDITNGKILKWLPFMFFGGKGSITRNHIDIDMSHVFITQFQGIKKIWLFPWEQSSIMYKLPYNFHSLANVKEPDYNEFPALKYVRGYEAVIHPGETLYIPSGWWHYIQYETEGYSVSIRALPSSWLEKWRGFKNLVMIRHFDDAMRNLFKERWFNFKVRKAHRKAKRAVARISK; encoded by the coding sequence ATGAAACTATCAACGGTACAAAAAGTTAGAAAAATATCATCCCGAACCTTCCTGAATCAATATATGAAACCTCGTCTGCCAGTCATCTTAGAAGATTTTGTCGATCCTAAAAGTCCCGCCTTTAAAAAGTGGAATTACGAGTATTTTAAAGAAATCGCCGGTGATCATCCGGTCAATATTTATGGCAGTGACCTGGAGTCTTTAGACCGCGTGGCCAGCAAACCCATTTCTCAAACCCGTTTTTCCGAATATCTGGATCTGATCAGCACGCAGCCAACGGAACACCGTCTTTTTCTTTTCAATCTATTAACAATAAGGCCCGAAATGAAAAATGATATTCATTACAATGACATTACCAATGGAAAAATTCTAAAATGGCTACCTTTTATGTTCTTTGGAGGTAAAGGGTCTATCACCAGGAATCATATCGACATCGATATGTCGCATGTTTTCATTACTCAATTTCAGGGGATCAAAAAAATATGGTTATTCCCATGGGAACAATCCAGCATCATGTACAAATTACCTTATAATTTTCACAGCCTAGCCAATGTTAAGGAACCCGACTATAATGAATTCCCTGCATTGAAATATGTAAGAGGCTATGAAGCTGTTATTCATCCTGGAGAAACCTTGTATATCCCTTCCGGATGGTGGCATTATATTCAATATGAAACTGAAGGCTATTCCGTTTCCATCAGGGCTCTACCTTCCAGTTGGCTTGAAAAATGGCGTGGGTTTAAAAACCTTGTGATGATCAGACATTTCGATGATGCTATGCGTAATTTGTTTAAAGAAAGATGGTTTAATTTTAAAGTTAGGAAAGCACATCGGAAAGCAAAAAGAGCGGTTGCAAGGATTTCGAAATAA
- the kbl gene encoding glycine C-acetyltransferase: MISEKYLQNLQNELKNIENDGLYKRERIITSQQSAEIEANGKKLLNFCANNYLGLSNHPEVMKASQDMIGSHGYGMSSVRFICGTQDIHKQLEEKIAQFLGLEDTILYAACFDANGGVFEPLFTEEDAIISDELNHASIIDGVRLCKAARYRYKNNNMQDLEAQLIAASEKNHRFTIIVTDGVFSMDGIVADLKGVCDLADKYGALVMVDDSHATGFIGKTGRGTHEANEVMGRVDIITSTLGKALGGALGGFTSGKKEIIDMLRQRSRPYLFSNSLAPGIVGAALKVLDMISDDTSLRDQVMENAEYFRKEMKAKGFDIPDGDAAIVPVMLYDAPLAQKMAEKLMDEGIYVIGFFYPVVPKGKARIRVQLSAAHTRAHLDKAIAAFEKVGKELNVIS, encoded by the coding sequence ATGATCTCTGAAAAATATCTTCAAAATTTACAGAACGAGCTTAAAAATATTGAAAACGACGGGCTTTATAAGAGAGAAAGAATTATCACTTCTCAGCAAAGTGCGGAAATAGAAGCTAACGGTAAAAAACTGTTGAACTTCTGTGCGAACAATTATTTAGGATTATCTAATCATCCGGAAGTCATGAAAGCTTCCCAGGATATGATAGGGTCTCACGGATACGGAATGTCATCTGTTCGTTTCATTTGTGGAACTCAGGATATTCACAAGCAGTTGGAAGAAAAGATTGCTCAGTTTTTAGGATTGGAAGATACGATCTTGTATGCAGCTTGTTTTGATGCGAATGGAGGTGTATTTGAACCATTATTCACAGAAGAGGATGCTATTATCTCCGATGAGTTGAACCACGCTTCAATTATCGATGGGGTTCGTCTTTGCAAGGCAGCAAGATACCGTTACAAAAATAACAATATGCAGGATCTGGAAGCTCAGTTAATAGCTGCTTCTGAAAAAAATCACCGTTTTACAATTATCGTTACTGATGGGGTTTTCTCAATGGATGGTATCGTTGCTGATTTAAAAGGAGTGTGTGATCTGGCCGATAAATATGGGGCTTTAGTAATGGTGGATGATTCTCACGCAACGGGTTTCATTGGAAAAACAGGTCGTGGAACGCATGAAGCAAATGAAGTAATGGGTAGAGTAGATATCATCACTTCAACATTAGGAAAAGCATTGGGTGGAGCTTTAGGAGGATTTACTTCCGGTAAAAAAGAGATCATCGACATGTTGAGACAACGTTCTCGTCCTTATTTATTCTCTAACTCACTAGCTCCGGGGATTGTTGGTGCTGCTTTAAAAGTTTTAGATATGATCTCTGATGACACTTCACTTCGTGATCAGGTGATGGAAAATGCAGAATATTTCAGAAAAGAAATGAAAGCAAAAGGTTTTGATATTCCTGATGGAGATGCTGCAATTGTCCCGGTAATGCTTTATGATGCACCGTTGGCTCAGAAAATGGCGGAGAAATTAATGGATGAAGGAATCTATGTGATTGGATTCTTCTATCCTGTGGTTCCGAAAGGAAAAGCGAGAATCAGAGTTCAGCTTTCTGCAGCGCACACAAGAGCGCATTTAGACAAAGCTATTGCAGCTTTTGAAAAAGTGGGGAAAGAGCTGAATGTGATTTCTTAA